The window ACTCGCCATTGAATAAGTCCTCAAACATGGACATTAGATCACCATTAATCTTCCCCCAACACCTTTGATAAAATTCTGCTGGGATACCACATGGTCGCGGTGATTTTAGTAAATTGAATAGGTTCTCCAAGAACACATGAGCAcaacataaacccagaattcaattAATGATGATTAAAAAACACAATTCAATTAATTGCACAAGTgcttttttgcgagaaaattttcgatctattcatcttcaatcatggcaatataataaacactagaaataataaaaattacatacaGACCGTAGACCACCTAACGATGACTACAAGCAGAAGTGAGCCGAAggtgcgccgccgtcatcgcccctccctcctcGGAGCCGAGCAAAACTTGTTGTACTAGACAATCGGGAATTTGTCGTGTTAAGGGCTCATAGGACCAGCGGAACAACCGCTATCGATGAAGAGTAGTGTAGATCGGAACGATCCAACCTGAATACACACAAACATAGACAAACTACGATCAAATCCGGGTAGGAAGGGGGGAAATGTGGACGGGTAGGGTTTCGATGCCGGCGGCTGACTTAAATAGCCGAGCTAGGGCACTACGTGTCCTACCGGTGTGGTGCCACATGACGCCATCGATCTGACGGAGGAGACGAGCTTCGGCCGTCGAGTATCGAAATGTTTTCAAGTGGGACCCCATCGTCAGTCCGATGTGGCGGACGCGCCCGGGCACGCCCAGTAGCCCTCATATCTACCCTAGATTTGGgaatggatatgaggggtgccggtcagccagGACATTTGAGGCCCGTTTGCGGCGCTCATCTGGGTCACATTTTTAAGACAGGTCAATGACTGGGTGGTCCGCCCAGGCGTTTGAGGCGGGTTTGGGACGCCCGCCTGAATATGCTCTTAACATATGTGCTTCCACATGATAAAAATTGTTGTATATATTAGATTTaggaaaaaaaatccaaaataaacGTTAAATTTATAGtcgaaagctaaatcaaaccctaAACTTGCAATCCCGGAAATCAGCACACCTAATTTTTTGATCCCGGTCTATTTTGAACCTTGGGCCCGTTTAGCTGGTATTCGCTGATGTGTCAAGTCAAATCCCTGGGCGTTGACCGGCTGGCAGGACATTAAGACGAATCGGGCCGGCCCATTAGAATAATCACTCGTGCTGCTATgttttttcttttccatttttttgttatttattttcataatGACAATAAATATTTAGTACATTTGTAATAACAACGAACTTTTTTCTTATATAACTACACAAAGCCATTTGTCTTTTATAAGGAGCGACGAAAAATTACTAGGCGGCAAAAGAAAAATACTCTATACAGCGTATTCACAAGACTCCAACTCTGGTTCTCGCATTCAGAGAGCAACCCCAGCTAGCCACTGGCCCTGAAGGTTGCACATGACGCTAGGTAGTCACATTTATAAGAACAGACAGGAGCGTACATATATCTAAACATTTTAGAAAATCAAacatttcatgaaaaaaaagttgAACAATTTCGAAATGCTCATTTTTAACGCAAATAATTTATGAAATTCCAAAAACATCTGTAAGGAAAATGTGACACAATTCTGAACATATTTTGATAAATGTAAATAATTTTTTAAATCACGAACAGTTTTAAAAATTTAGACAGAACTTGAGAACTCCAAAAATTTTTGGTTAAACACCAAACAGTTTTTAGTTTGTGGCAAAAttagaaaacatgaacattttttaactaTTCAACAATTTATGAAATGCTTTAacatttttgaatttatgaacaaaattaTAGTAAACATTTTTTGAAGGTCTGTGTGTATTTTGTTTTCAGGATTCAAGAATTGTTCCCtttttattgttatttttatgtTTCGAAGAGTATTCGCTTTgtaaaaactgattgtgttttcaaAAAATTTGTTCCTTTTATCAAAAGTATTCGGAATTAAAAAAAGTGTTCGCACCTTAGAATAGCTTGgggatttcaaaaaaaaaatacgtTTCCAAAATTTGTTTGCTCGCAAAAAATGTTTCCAAATCTCGAGCTGGTGTCTGATTAATTATGTTTGGGCTTCTACTTGTTGCACTAATGTAATCTACTCTGGTGGCTAGCAAGTGGATATCGATAGGCCAAGGCACAAAATCGACTCCGCCCGCAGTCTTATTTTTGGTTATTTTTACGTCGCACTTACGAAAAAGtaaaacgaaaaaaagaaaaaaaatctcccTTCACGCCTGATGGGCCGGCCCAATCGTGTCTGTAGCCAACAATCCTGGGAGTGCCACGTCGACAATCCCTGTTTGGAAACGCcttcaaggtttaaaatagaccgggattaaTGAGTTCGGTGTGCTGATTTCTAGGATTGCAAgttcagggtttgatttagctttcatCTACAAGTTCAAGGTTTATTTTGAACTTTTTCCTTAGATTTATCCGCTTGATCCACTAGCACCGATCGTATCTACGCATGTGAATCCTGTAGCATGCAAAATGCATTTGTGCATTCTAAGCGGGGTTTTAAATCACATTGCATTCAATTGCGACGAGTGTACACATTTTTGTGCTAAGATATTTTCATTCTCACACAGAAATCTCTTACGTAGCTAAAACCATAAGAACTGAATTAATATCCTACACAACATTTAGAAAAACTACATCTCCAtcatcaaaaaggaaaaaaacactaCATGTCCAATTCCGCGGCACCGGGCAACACGGGGTATCGTCTGGTTTCTCTAGTGGCTTCTCCCGTAAGATATTCCCTCACCAGCTTCTTCCGTAAGCCGCCTGTCACCTTATTTTTTTTGCGCATAAAAACCTGGCCTCAGAATCGCATTCCCTCTTCTACTATTGCCAAACACGAGGCAAACCTGgttccggcacagggcttcgccacgGAATGGTCGTGGTCGGGTTATCGAACCACCCCATCGCCGAAGAGGCCACTCTCGCCGCGTCGTCGGATAACCTCGCCGTCGGCCACTACGCCCTCAGCGCGCCGCACCGGCTCCTGGCCCGACGTGCACGGCCCCGTCTTCCCGCGGAGTGCACCAACCGGAATAAAATACGGGAGGATGGCACGCAACCACCACGCCAGCCTTTGCCTCCATCGAACGGACACGCACCCGAACCCCACCCGGCACCCAGCATCGCCAGCTCGTTCCGAACTTTCGGCTCAATCATCAGCTCGGCCTCGTCGCTTCCGCCGACCGGACCCGACCGCCCGCCGCGCCGTCTCCTCTGCAACCATGGGCCCGGCTAACCGACGCTCCGGATGGGCGCTCTACCCCCAGCGGCCTGATCCCAGCCGTCCACCCGCCAAGGGCTACGTCGGTTACGATCACAAACCCCACGGCCGCCCGTCTCCGTGGGCGGTGGGCCGCACCAGACCCGCCCCCAAGCCGGTCGATCGAGGCCGCACGTTTTAAACCCCCAGCGAATTAGACCCGGAATCAAGCAGGCTAATCGGCCCTCCGATCCGCCCAGCTGGCCCGCTGCGCGGAACCCTAGACGaatgggcgaggcggcggcggcgcaccggAGGATCCAGTTCCACGCGGCGGCGAGGCAGGGGGCGGGGGCGGCCGGAGGGGCCCCGATGCGGAGGCCGTACCAGAACCCCGACAGGCGCTTGgcgctagcggcggcggcggcgcgggagaagAAGGGCGAAGCGGGCGCGGGCGGGCTCGATCGGGAGCTCGCCGCCGCCAGGGTCTACCTGCGAAGAATCGTGAGTGCGCGCGCGCCCGCACATTATTTTTCGGGATTTTTTTTGTTTGGATTTGGGAATTTGCGAATTGGCTCGTGAGTGCGGCACTGGAGCCGCAGTCTGTTGGGTTTTTACTCGCAGGAATTCCTCATATTCGCTCGTGGTGAGCTGAATTTCGCAGTTCTGCACTTCGGCAAGTGTTTTTTTGGGGGCTCACTGACGAGATTTTGGGGTTGGAAATGATGACTCTGTTTTTGGGGTCGGTTCTGATGGAAAATTTGTTGAACTCACTCTGTTTCCTTCGGAATTTGGCTAGTTGTGTTATCACCACCGTTTGATTTTTACATCGGGAATTTGCCAATACATATAAAATAATACCAGCGAAGTGAATTCACTGAGGTGCCCTGGCGTTTGATTTTATCTCTACGCCGATGCGCCAGAAACATGAGGCTGTAAAATAATACCAGCGAAGTGAATTCGCTGAGGTGCCGCCGATGCGCCTGAAACATGAGGCTGTGAAATAATACCAGCGAAGTGAATTTGCTGAGGTGCTGCCGATGTGCCTGAAACATGAGGCTGTAAAATAACCTCATCGAAGTGAATTCACTGAGGTGCCCTGGTGCCTGACCATTACCTGGGAATTTGTTGATGCCTGATACATGCATGATGCTGTACTTGTAATTCAAGTGAACTGAATTCACTGAGGTGCCCTCTTGTGTGCATAATGCAGGGGGCTGGCTTGCATAATCTCGGCAATACGTGCTACCTCAACTCGGTCCTGCAATGCCTGACGTACACAGAGCCCTTCGTGGCGTACCTGCAGAGCGGGAAGCACACGTCATCATCATGTAAGTTTGATGCCACTTGACAACCAAACCTATCAATTCGTCGCACGGGATAGTATGATGGTGTTGGCCGTGCGAGTCCCAACCGGTGAAACAGCCTTTCTTGCTGTCTTTGAACATTACACATTTTCTAGTAAAATGTTTAGTCTATGACCAAAAAAGCGCATTGGTTGATGTACACAACTGCCTGTCAGTACCTTGCAGTTGCATCCCAATTATTGCTTTTTGAGACAGTGTTCCTAGCAGCGAAACAGCATTTTGTTGCTGGTTGCGGATGACGCATTTGCCAGTAAAATGGTTTGTGTGCAACATGATTGGGGCAGCAGTTTTCAGCCCCCTGGTGGGATCTTTAGGTGTACATGGTTGATAGACCACTGCATATTAGTATGTTTGCGGTTGCATGGCAATTTTTGCTTCTTGAGACATTTCATTTGATTGAAAAGAATATTAGTTTTACCTCTTTGGCAGAATATTCCAATTTCATTTACTCCCTCCTAAGTCAAAAAGTCAATGCTTTCAAGTTTGACCAGTTATATGTGTAAAAATATGAAGATGAACAATACCAACTCAATATCAATATCCACCATGAGCTATATATTCATAATGTAGTTATTCAATATTGCAGTTTGTTGATATTTTCttctatatatttggtcaaacttatTAATAGTTGACATTTTGACTGATTTATACACACCATCTATTTggtgacggagggagtaattatatGTGGTATATCTCATCACCAGTTCTGTAGTAGCAGAGCATCTGTTATCATTTATCAAAGAAGTATGGAAAAATATTCTCTCATTGGCAGTTGCTGCTTTTCTGACAGTACCAATACTGATTTAATTATTATTTGTTAAGGCCGAGCAGCTGGATTCTGTGCACTGTGTGCTCTCCAGAACCATGTTAGATGTGCCCTACAGTCAACTGGGAAGATATTGACACCGGTGCAGTTTGTGAAGAACTTAAAATGTATCCTTTCATGTGCTATAGCTTAACTTGACAGTATATTTTTCTTTTGAATTTAAATATTGAATCACGATAACTATCTAATTTTTCCAAATTCATCATTGAATTATGCTATCTTTAACTGCTAGACAGGCATTTCTCGTAGTTTTCGTTACTATAGGCAGGAAGATGCACACGAGCTAATGGTTAACTTACTTGAGTCCATGCACAAATGCTGTTTACCTTCGGGTATACCAAGTCAGTCTCCGAGTGCTTATGAGACCAGTCTAGTTCACAGAATATTTGGTGGCCGCTTAAGAAGTCAGGTAAGTTCTGTTAATTGGTCAATTACCATTATATTGGTAATATCGATGGCAAATGTATTCCTGATTTCATCACTGCGTGGCTATATTTATGGGCATTACAGGTGAGATGTGCAAGTTGCTCCCACTGTTCCAGCAAATTCGATCCTTTCCTGGATCTCAGTCTGGAAATTGCTAATGCTGCTACGTTGGTGAAAGCACTTCAAAATTTTACTGAAGAAGAGGCTTTAGATGGCGGGGAGAAGCAGTACAACTGCCAGAGCTGCAAGAAAAAAGTTGTGGCCAAGAAAAGATTTACAATTGATAAGGCTCCTGATGTATTGACAATTCATCTGAAGCGTTTTAGTCCTTTTAACCCTGGTCAAAAGATCAACAAAAAAGTGGATTTTCAGTCAACTTTGAACTTGAAGCCATTTGTCAGTAATTCAGAAGTGAGTAACTAGTTGACGAAAGTATTAATCTTCCGATTCTAGTTTTGTATTTGTCTCTAGTGAACCTCTCCTTACAACTTACTGTGGTTATGTTCATATCTGAAGGGCATGGATTTCAGATACAGTCTTTATGGTGTGTTGGTTCATGCTGGCTGGAATACACAATCAGGTCACTATTATTGCTTTGTTCGGACTTCTAgtgggatttggcacaatcttgatgataACGAGGTAGAATTTTAGTTTTCCAATGAATTTGCACTCATGTAAACTTCTGCCAAACTTTGGTGCAAGCTTTTCGTACTGTCTTTGTATACCTGCATTTACCATGTCTTGTActgtctttcttcttctgatgttcATTATTTGTGGATACTTCCAGGTTTGCCAAGTTCGTGAGGCAGATGTATTGAGGCAGAAAGCCTATATGTTATTCTATGTGCGTGACAGGGTGAGGAGCTCAGTGATGTTCAAAAATAATGGTGCTGCTGGTTCGTTAGTTAAGAATGCTATTTCTGAGAAGACCGCTAATATGAATGGCACAATTCGAAACGGTTTAATGGAAGCAAAATTGAATGTTCCCTCATTTACCAATGGAGATGTTAAGTCGCAGAAGCAGAACCCAGATGATGGTCGTCCTAGCATTTTTGGCAGCAGCTCACAAGGCCAGTGTTCAAAATATTCTAGCAGTACTGGAGTTATTGAAGCCGCAGCTGTCCAAAACAATGGTGTCCAAAACAATGGTATGGTTTCAGTACAGACAGCTGCTGCTACCTTGTCCATCAACACAACCAAGACAACTTCAGATAGTGCAAGGGAGATAGTTTCATCAGCACAGCCTGATGTTACTGTTCCTCATAATTCAAGCTGTGACCCGAAGGCGTATGAGAAGCCATTGCAAGAACAGCAACCTGAGTCCGATGGTGCATTTACTGATTCAGGTAAAGGCAGTACTGCTGCCTTGCCCATATGCAATGGCGGTGatgggatgttggaagaaaatcaCCAGGCTTCTGAACCTCGAACAGATCCATGTGGCGAACAAACTCTCAATACAAGTAAGCCAGCGGAAAGTGCAGAAATAAAGAAAACCAAGGTAATCATATGATGCTTGCCGTTGGTCTTTGCATTAGTATAATTTTATATTTGAGTGTTAACACTATTGCTTTCTGTTCCCAACATGGCAGCATACGATGCTTTCTGTTTCTAATGGAACAATGCCCAGTAGAGAAGATTTAACCTGCTGTAATGAAGCTAAAGAGTCAGCAGAGTCTGGGAAGCAACCTGATGAAATAGCTATGGAGGAGCTTTCTGCGGAGAGCACAGGTGCTATAACAAATGCAGTGGAGCAGGTATCCAATCAATCACCTGTCCATTCCCTCACCCCCCTACATGCATGAAAAGAAGTAACAATCATACTTATGCATGTAGATTTAATTTGTGAAACATTGTTTCTGCAGACTTCAGTCCAGACTAAAACAGCAGAGGTTGGCCAGGCTACGGTGGAGGAGCTTTATGTGAAGGACACCGACTGCATTGCAAATGCACAGGAGCAGGTACCCCCCTCCGCCCCCTCTCCGTTTGGATTACATAATGATGATGCAGATCATGGCCCATTAATATAACACCGGCCATAGCATGTCTTGGCTCTATTTGGATGTaacttgattttccaaatgcagGCTTCTATGCAGAACAAAGATCTGGTAGCTGGGCAGGCTCACTCTGAGGCACACATCTATTCTGAAGTTTCCGCACAGCCGATCTGCCCTGAAGTTTCTTCACTGGCGATCTGCCCTGAAGTTTCTCCACGGGCGATCTGCCCTGAAGTTTCCGCACAGGCGATCTGCCCTGAAGTTCCTCCACAGGCGATCTGCCCTGAAGTTTCTGCACAGGCGATCTGCCCTGAAGTTTCTCCACAGGCGATCTGCCCTGAAGTGTCCGCACAGGCGATCTGCCCTGAAGATCCTGCACAGGCGATCTGCCCTGAAGTGTCCGCACAGGCGATCTGCCCTGAAGTTCCTGCACAGGTGATCTGCCCTGAAGTTCCTGCACACGTGATCTGCCCTGAAGCTTCTGCCCAGGTGATTTGCCCTGAAGACCCTGCACAAGTGTTGGATAAGGATCCATGCCATGGTAATTTACGTACAATGAAGGATTTGAAGTCCAAGAAGCATACGGATTATTCAACTGTGCACTTGCTTTTTGTGTCCAAGCAACCTTTACTTGCTGCACTAAAACTGCACAAGAAAAGGAAACACAAAAGAGCTAAAA is drawn from Triticum dicoccoides isolate Atlit2015 ecotype Zavitan chromosome 6B, WEW_v2.0, whole genome shotgun sequence and contains these coding sequences:
- the LOC119323369 gene encoding ubiquitin carboxyl-terminal hydrolase 23-like — its product is MGEAAAAHRRIQFHAAARQGAGAAGGAPMRRPYQNPDRRLALAAAAAREKKGEAGAGGLDRELAAARVYLRRIGAGLHNLGNTCYLNSVLQCLTYTEPFVAYLQSGKHTSSSCRAAGFCALCALQNHVRCALQSTGKILTPVQFVKNLKCISRSFRYYRQEDAHELMVNLLESMHKCCLPSGIPSQSPSAYETSLVHRIFGGRLRSQVRCASCSHCSSKFDPFLDLSLEIANAATLVKALQNFTEEEALDGGEKQYNCQSCKKKVVAKKRFTIDKAPDVLTIHLKRFSPFNPGQKINKKVDFQSTLNLKPFVSNSEGMDFRYSLYGVLVHAGWNTQSGHYYCFVRTSSGIWHNLDDNEVCQVREADVLRQKAYMLFYVRDRVRSSVMFKNNGAAGSLVKNAISEKTANMNGTIRNGLMEAKLNVPSFTNGDVKSQKQNPDDGRPSIFGSSSQGQCSKYSSSTGVIEAAAVQNNGVQNNGMVSVQTAAATLSINTTKTTSDSAREIVSSAQPDVTVPHNSSCDPKAYEKPLQEQQPESDGAFTDSGKGSTAALPICNGGDGMLEENHQASEPRTDPCGEQTLNTSKPAESAEIKKTKHTMLSVSNGTMPSREDLTCCNEAKESAESGKQPDEIAMEELSAESTGAITNAVEQTSVQTKTAEVGQATVEELYVKDTDCIANAQEQASMQNKDLVAGQAHSEAHIYSEVSAQPICPEVSSLAICPEVSPRAICPEVSAQAICPEVPPQAICPEVSAQAICPEVSPQAICPEVSAQAICPEDPAQAICPEVSAQAICPEVPAQVICPEVPAHVICPEASAQVICPEDPAQVLDKDPCHGNLRTMKDLKSKKHTDYSTVHLLFVSKQPLLAALKLHKKRKHKRAKRQSIDNGIIADDQQTSTSETVFTKDISCKSHRRRKRSRAPASSDNGVEISTKKPHLAERSSSAADLPVDKKDDKDATPASAELPGPCVSSVADQTDSRNSADANERVPSHFDLLTRGLSEITVPLWDDTDMSGRKSEFQYSRRAESIGYVLDEWDEQYDRGKRKKVRKPREESNGPNPFQEAADVRARPRKRPRSDQARWGNQPRRI